The following coding sequences lie in one Wolbachia endosymbiont strain TRS of Brugia malayi genomic window:
- a CDS encoding ankyrin repeat domain-containing protein, with the protein MRSVLYFTLLFVVFGSLNLFAVEQVEEKKTDADESVDSVHENVGVKKDLKQDLLAKEKRFDVDESVGSVYEDVGMRKNLKQDLLKNMTQRGDELKSSRNDSANVDKLNAEGIQDTKFEGATNKKKLQHDKNKVPPVEKIVSGDEKIGKDLLDLSNNPPEKSTDRSAQGLPDVASEEVKKDVKKEPSSADLNEDMNNQQIDLQVDKEVDVEKNKPSESNASQLLKKKKEKAEDQAGKEKVEKVTGDLNGKNREKPITKKDEESKQEEKENLQKWTKLDREPIKEWCHKNAQSKSIYKRQYDNLNEHLPTIIFIDDYSKQLFYCIKKNNLVCLRGIINKLEEFGLTVREILEFRNKLGDTPLIYAVKQGKIDIIRFLLLQGANPKVVNNNFQSPIDIAIEREQVDIINAIAEMIPHLLEHKKVDNKKSQMYDWAVKTKKDNELQCNED; encoded by the coding sequence ATGAGAAGTGTTTTATACTTTACGTTGTTATTTGTCGTATTTGGATCACTAAACCTATTTGCTGTGGAACAAGTTGAAGAAAAAAAAACTGATGCAGATGAATCAGTTGATTCTGTACATGAAAATGTAGGTGTGAAGAAGGATCTAAAACAAGATTTGCTGGCTAAAGAAAAAAGATTTGATGTAGATGAATCAGTTGGTTCTGTATATGAAGATGTGGGTATGAGGAAAAATCTGAAACAAGATTTACTGAAAAACATGACCCAACGGGGAGACGAACTAAAATCTTCCAGGAACGATTCTGCAAACGTTGATAAGTTGAACGCTGAAGGCATACAGGATACTAAGTTCGAAGGAGCGACCAATAAAAAAAAATTGCAACACGATAAAAATAAAGTCCCTCCGGTTGAGAAAATTGTGAGCGGAGATGAGAAAATTGGTAAAGATTTGCTAGACCTTAGTAATAATCCACCGGAAAAAAGTACAGATAGATCTGCTCAAGGTTTACCGGATGTTGCTAGTGAGGAAGTGAAAAAAGATGTAAAAAAAGAGCCTTCAAGCGCTGATTTGAATGAAGATATGAATAACCAACAGATAGATCTACAAGTTGATAAAGAGGTCGATGTAGAGAAAAATAAACCTTCGGAAAGTAATGCAAGTCAATTGTTGAAGAAAAAAAAAGAAAAGGCAGAAGATCAGGCAGGAAAAGAAAAAGTGGAAAAAGTAACTGGGGACCTTAATGGAAAAAATCGAGAAAAACCTATCACTAAGAAAGATGAAGAAAGCAAACAAGAGGAAAAGGAGAATCTACAAAAATGGACAAAGCTAGATAGAGAACCAATAAAGGAATGGTGTCATAAAAATGCACAAAGCAAGTCAATATATAAGCGACAATACGATAATCTTAATGAGCATCTTCCGACAATCATATTTATTGATGACTACAGTAAGCAGCTTTTTTACTGTATTAAAAAGAATAACTTGGTTTGCTTAAGAGGAATAATAAATAAATTGGAAGAATTTGGATTAACAGTTCGAGAGATATTAGAATTTAGAAATAAACTTGGAGATACTCCTTTAATTTATGCAGTTAAGCAAGGTAAGATAGATATAATACGCTTTCTCTTATTACAAGGTGCTAATCCTAAAGTAGTTAATAATAATTTTCAATCTCCTATTGATATAGCAATTGAAAGAGAACAAGTTGATATAATAAATGCAATTGCTGAAATGATACCACATCTTTTAGAACATAAGAAAGTAGATAATAAGAAAAGCCAAATGTATGATTGGGCTGTGAAGACAAAAAAAGATAATGAATTACAATGCAATGAAGACTGA
- the ppa gene encoding inorganic diphosphatase, giving the protein MDLSKITIASDAVNVIIEISANAEPVKYEFDKELGLLRVDRFLSTAMVYPCNYGFVPNTCAGDGDPVDVLVLTQFPLAPGVLISVRPVGALLTKDEKGKDEKVLAVPVSSVDSYYDHVKNCSDLPKNLLDKITHFFLHYKDLEKEKTVTVGEWVDAEKAKKIVESAIKSRN; this is encoded by the coding sequence ATGGATTTGAGTAAGATAACTATAGCATCAGATGCAGTAAATGTGATTATTGAAATAAGTGCAAATGCTGAGCCCGTAAAGTATGAATTTGATAAAGAACTCGGATTATTACGGGTTGACAGGTTTTTATCTACTGCAATGGTCTATCCTTGCAATTATGGATTTGTGCCAAATACCTGTGCGGGTGATGGTGATCCCGTAGATGTTCTGGTGTTAACTCAATTTCCCTTAGCGCCTGGTGTTTTAATATCGGTGCGTCCGGTAGGTGCTTTGCTTACTAAGGATGAGAAGGGAAAAGATGAAAAAGTATTAGCTGTGCCTGTTTCCAGTGTTGATAGCTATTATGATCATGTGAAAAACTGTTCTGATTTGCCTAAAAACCTACTGGATAAAATTACTCACTTCTTTTTACACTATAAAGACCTAGAGAAAGAGAAAACAGTGACAGTTGGAGAGTGGGTTGATGCAGAAAAAGCGAAAAAAATTGTTGAGAGCGCTATTAAAAGTAGAAATTAA
- a CDS encoding demethoxyubiquinone hydroxylase family protein, translating into MEKERNLNSLRYSNSKFLHQTIRVNHAGEYGAICIYYGQKFILKKSSIINKIIEMEGQEKKHFHYFNGKIKEQKVRPTVLLPVWYVLGVSLGVITAIMGKKAAMACTAAVEEVIGEHYREQVSYLEDGELKEIISKFCNEELEHRDIAIEHNAESALGYNILSSFVKTGCKVAIYLSKLI; encoded by the coding sequence GTGGAGAAGGAAAGAAATCTGAACAGCTTAAGGTATAGCAACAGTAAGTTCTTGCATCAAACAATTAGAGTAAACCATGCTGGGGAATATGGTGCTATTTGCATTTATTACGGTCAAAAATTTATTCTTAAGAAATCTTCTATAATCAATAAAATAATCGAAATGGAAGGGCAGGAAAAGAAACATTTTCACTATTTTAACGGAAAAATTAAAGAGCAAAAAGTTCGCCCTACTGTTTTATTGCCAGTTTGGTATGTATTAGGAGTGTCACTTGGTGTTATCACTGCAATTATGGGCAAAAAAGCTGCTATGGCTTGCACCGCTGCAGTTGAGGAGGTGATCGGAGAGCACTACAGAGAACAGGTTTCATATTTAGAAGATGGGGAATTAAAAGAAATAATAAGTAAATTTTGCAATGAGGAGCTAGAACACAGAGATATTGCAATTGAACACAACGCTGAAAGTGCGCTTGGCTATAATATTTTATCTTCGTTTGTAAAAACAGGCTGCAAAGTTGCTATTTATTTATCTAAGTTGATTTAG
- a CDS encoding disulfide bond formation protein B encodes MYNNSLKVMCNNSRVSAIFLLSSAIALVFAYVLEYFFNMLPCKLCMYERIIYYVAGLLTVVYMLKNNKVLIYAMFCSYLIGAVISFYHVGLEFHLFHDVLGCAEQASSNASVEELRHNLLNPDYSPFCDRPRYILGVSLATWNLIYLIAALFLSGKIYCGEGKKSEQLKV; translated from the coding sequence ATGTATAATAATTCACTTAAAGTTATGTGTAATAACTCTAGAGTTTCTGCAATCTTTTTATTATCAAGTGCTATTGCTCTAGTTTTTGCATACGTACTAGAGTATTTTTTCAATATGCTACCATGTAAGTTATGTATGTACGAGCGGATAATTTATTATGTTGCAGGATTACTTACAGTGGTTTATATGCTCAAAAATAACAAGGTTCTAATTTATGCAATGTTTTGCAGCTATCTTATAGGTGCAGTAATATCTTTTTATCATGTAGGTCTTGAATTCCACTTATTTCATGATGTTTTAGGCTGCGCGGAGCAAGCAAGTAGTAACGCTAGCGTAGAAGAGCTGAGACATAATCTATTAAACCCTGATTACTCTCCATTTTGTGACAGGCCTCGTTATATCTTAGGTGTTTCCCTAGCAACATGGAACCTTATTTATCTTATAGCAGCTCTGTTCTTATCAGGTAAAATTTATTGTGGAGAAGGAAAGAAATCTGAACAGCTTAAGGTATAG
- the der gene encoding ribosome biogenesis GTPase Der, translating to MLKIAIVGLPNAGKSTLFNRILGRKAAVVSNIPGITRDRQEGVGRISDLELKIIDTGGWNDQTNFFLQIVEQIEFSLFSADIIFFLVDAKVQNEQNKEFAKWLKRRTNKSVILIANKCESYKSENIDYLQFFDFIGPVYISAEHNLGMVDLYNALAGVIDSSTNFSSVIPKPLPVIKVAGTGIQEKNEQISTLHAENQSNQPNRLRVAIIGRPNVGKSTFLNSLLSENRLITSSEPGTTRDSVDITYNHNGKLITLIDTAGIRRRANLIDNLELKFVKKSMESIKRSHVVVLMLDSLLGIKQQDLSIGEAAIKGGKGIIIVLNKWDLINKDDRSRLIKFVRQQEITRLFLEVPTVTISALKGIRCSDVIDKCLEVNEFLNKKISTAKVNKWLVDALGRHPHPFVKGRAIRMKYIAQIGTKPPAFSLTCNVPEGVDESYKRYLTNDLRKNFFIDGIPVRLLLKKNKNPYVK from the coding sequence ATGTTAAAAATCGCTATAGTAGGCCTGCCAAATGCTGGCAAATCAACCTTATTTAATAGGATATTGGGAAGAAAAGCAGCAGTAGTTAGTAACATTCCAGGGATAACAAGGGATAGACAAGAAGGAGTCGGAAGAATTAGTGATTTGGAGCTTAAAATTATAGATACAGGGGGGTGGAATGATCAAACTAATTTCTTCCTTCAGATTGTTGAACAGATAGAATTTTCTTTATTTAGTGCAGATATAATTTTCTTTCTTGTTGATGCAAAAGTGCAAAATGAGCAAAACAAAGAATTTGCAAAATGGTTAAAAAGAAGGACAAATAAGTCTGTGATACTTATAGCAAACAAATGTGAGAGTTATAAATCTGAAAATATTGATTACCTGCAGTTTTTTGATTTCATAGGCCCAGTATACATCTCAGCTGAACATAATCTTGGCATGGTTGATCTTTACAATGCATTGGCTGGCGTTATTGATTCTTCTACAAATTTCTCCTCTGTTATTCCAAAACCCTTGCCTGTCATCAAAGTAGCTGGAACTGGGATCCAGGAAAAAAATGAGCAGATTTCAACGTTACATGCTGAAAATCAATCTAATCAACCTAATAGGCTTAGGGTTGCAATAATTGGCCGTCCAAATGTTGGAAAGTCGACTTTTTTAAACAGTTTACTTTCAGAAAATAGGCTAATAACAAGTTCAGAACCTGGCACCACGCGTGACTCCGTAGATATTACATACAATCATAATGGAAAACTTATTACTCTCATCGATACTGCGGGAATTCGCAGAAGGGCAAATCTTATAGATAATCTAGAATTAAAGTTTGTTAAAAAAAGTATGGAATCAATAAAGCGCTCTCATGTGGTGGTTTTGATGCTAGACTCTCTACTTGGCATTAAGCAGCAGGATTTATCAATTGGTGAAGCTGCAATCAAAGGAGGGAAGGGGATTATCATTGTTTTAAATAAGTGGGACTTAATAAATAAAGATGATAGAAGCAGGTTGATAAAATTTGTAAGACAACAGGAGATAACTAGGTTGTTCTTGGAAGTGCCAACTGTAACGATTTCTGCACTGAAAGGCATTCGTTGCAGTGATGTAATAGACAAGTGTCTTGAAGTGAACGAATTCTTGAATAAGAAAATCAGCACTGCAAAAGTGAATAAGTGGCTAGTTGATGCTTTAGGTAGGCATCCTCATCCGTTTGTAAAAGGTAGAGCAATTAGGATGAAATATATTGCTCAAATTGGTACTAAACCTCCGGCTTTTTCTTTAACATGTAATGTGCCTGAAGGTGTTGATGAGAGTTATAAACGCTATTTAACTAATGATCTCAGGAAGAATTTCTTTATAGATGGTATACCTGTTAGGCTTCTTTTAAAAAAGAATAAAAATCCCTATGTAAAATGA
- a CDS encoding acyl-CoA carboxylase subunit beta, with protein MQDFKALENLQTKTLEAEKGGGLDRINKQHEKGKLTARERLSILLDENSFEEYDKFVKRHVTDFGMQNASFLGDGVVIGHGTIYGRKVFVYSQDFTVFGGSLGASHAKKICKIIDMAINVRVPIIGLNDSGGARIQEGVNSLAGYGELFQRNVNASGVIPQISLIMGPCAGGAVYSPALTDFTFMVKNSSYMFITGPDVVKKVTYEDVNHEDLGGAKIHTSKTGVVDFAFNNDVEMLLKIREFFTFLPANNQELPKSVPICDDVDDINESLNTLIPHNPNTPYDMHELIEKVCDERNFFELKPDFARNIIIGFGRIKGNTVGIVANQPMYLAGCLDIDSSRKAARFVRFCDAFNIPITTLIDVPGFLPGTNQEYNNIIQHGAKLLYAYAEATVPKISLITRKAYGGAYIVMNSKHLKGDINYAWPTAEIAVMGPESAVEIIFRHEKDQQTLIKEYKEKFANPFFAASHGYIDDIIVPSKTRYHLYKALELLKNKKIERIWKKHDNLPL; from the coding sequence ATGCAAGACTTTAAAGCACTGGAAAACTTACAGACCAAAACGTTAGAAGCTGAAAAAGGGGGTGGTCTTGATAGGATTAACAAACAACACGAAAAAGGGAAATTAACTGCTAGAGAAAGGCTTAGTATATTGCTCGACGAAAATTCGTTTGAAGAATACGATAAATTTGTAAAGCGTCATGTAACTGATTTTGGTATGCAAAACGCCAGTTTTTTAGGTGATGGTGTTGTAATTGGCCATGGTACTATTTATGGCAGAAAAGTTTTTGTTTATTCTCAGGATTTCACTGTTTTTGGTGGGTCACTCGGTGCGTCACATGCAAAAAAAATATGTAAAATTATAGATATGGCAATTAATGTAAGAGTTCCCATTATTGGACTAAATGACTCTGGTGGGGCCAGAATTCAGGAAGGAGTAAATTCTCTCGCTGGTTACGGAGAACTCTTTCAAAGAAATGTAAATGCATCAGGCGTGATACCACAAATTTCCTTAATTATGGGTCCATGCGCTGGTGGTGCAGTTTATTCCCCAGCATTGACTGATTTTACCTTCATGGTAAAAAACAGTTCATATATGTTTATAACCGGACCAGATGTAGTAAAAAAAGTTACCTACGAAGACGTAAATCACGAAGATCTCGGCGGAGCAAAAATTCACACAAGTAAGACAGGAGTGGTAGATTTTGCGTTTAATAATGATGTTGAAATGTTGCTAAAAATACGTGAATTCTTTACCTTTCTACCAGCAAATAATCAAGAATTACCGAAATCTGTACCAATCTGTGATGATGTTGATGACATTAATGAATCTTTAAATACCCTCATTCCTCACAATCCTAATACCCCTTATGATATGCATGAACTCATTGAAAAAGTTTGTGATGAAAGGAATTTTTTTGAACTAAAACCTGATTTTGCTCGTAATATTATAATTGGGTTCGGTAGAATTAAAGGAAATACTGTTGGCATTGTTGCAAATCAACCTATGTATCTTGCAGGATGTTTGGATATTGATTCTTCAAGAAAAGCTGCAAGATTTGTAAGGTTTTGTGACGCATTTAACATTCCTATTACTACACTTATTGATGTTCCAGGATTTCTACCAGGTACAAATCAAGAATACAATAATATAATACAACACGGAGCAAAGCTGCTTTATGCCTATGCTGAAGCGACTGTACCAAAGATTAGCCTTATTACCAGAAAAGCGTATGGTGGTGCATACATTGTGATGAATTCTAAACATCTAAAAGGCGATATAAATTATGCTTGGCCAACTGCTGAAATAGCTGTGATGGGCCCAGAAAGTGCAGTTGAAATTATATTTCGGCATGAAAAAGATCAACAAACTTTAATTAAAGAATATAAAGAAAAATTTGCTAATCCATTTTTTGCTGCATCACACGGGTATATCGATGACATAATAGTGCCAAGTAAAACGAGGTATCATCTTTACAAAGCATTAGAGCTACTAAAAAACAAAAAAATAGAAAGAATATGGAAAAAGCATGATAACTTACCTCTGTAA
- the mutM gene encoding bifunctional DNA-formamidopyrimidine glycosylase/DNA-(apurinic or apyrimidinic site) lyase: MPELPEVEIISNFLFDKIKNKQISGVTVNNWNLRVPITQNIDDVIKGKVINNIKRRGKYIIWHIDNDIVVTVHLGMSGKLIYAKGEQAQNKHDHVIFSFSDNTSIIFNDPRKFGLVIILNKEQEVNFFNDFGIEPFTDEFNGDYLQKLLKSKKVNIKSALMNNKLIVGIGNIYASESLFRARISPLRSAQDLTYKECEKLATEIKNTLSDAIIAGGSTLKDYAQPSGSVGYFQNSFYVYGKVQKPCKICNNTITLIRQNGRSTYFCNACQN, translated from the coding sequence ATGCCAGAGCTCCCAGAAGTGGAAATAATCTCTAATTTTCTGTTTGATAAGATTAAAAACAAGCAAATAAGCGGTGTTACAGTTAACAATTGGAATTTGCGTGTACCAATTACACAAAATATCGATGATGTAATAAAGGGTAAAGTAATAAATAATATCAAGCGTAGAGGCAAATATATAATTTGGCACATAGACAATGATATAGTTGTCACCGTACACCTTGGCATGAGTGGAAAGCTCATATATGCTAAAGGCGAGCAAGCACAGAATAAACATGACCATGTGATATTTTCATTTTCTGACAATACTTCAATAATTTTTAATGATCCAAGAAAATTTGGATTAGTCATTATTTTAAATAAAGAACAAGAAGTAAATTTTTTTAATGATTTTGGAATAGAGCCCTTCACAGATGAATTTAATGGAGATTATTTACAGAAGCTACTGAAGAGCAAAAAGGTCAATATCAAGTCAGCATTAATGAATAATAAATTAATAGTTGGTATAGGCAACATATACGCTTCTGAGAGTCTGTTTAGAGCTCGCATATCACCATTAAGATCAGCACAAGATTTGACGTATAAAGAGTGCGAAAAACTTGCTACTGAAATAAAAAATACTCTGAGTGATGCAATCATAGCTGGTGGGTCGACGTTAAAAGATTATGCACAGCCATCTGGATCTGTTGGATACTTTCAAAATAGTTTTTATGTATATGGTAAAGTTCAAAAACCTTGCAAAATTTGCAATAATACTATAACACTTATACGACAAAATGGTCGCAGCACTTATTTTTGCAATGCATGTCAGAACTAA